The DNA window TTTACGCCTGAAAACTCTAAGGCGTTCTGAAAAATTTGAATCTCACTATCGACCTCATCATGCGCTTCAATAGATTGCATTTGTTCGCTAATATAATTCCCTAATTCAACTTTAGTTAAAGCTAATTCTACATCATCGCCATCTGTTTTAAAAAATGTTTTCAAAACCTTATCTGATATCCATATTATAAATGAAGAAATAAACCAAAATAGCAAATAAAATAAATAAGCAGGAAATGCAAATATTTTCAAGAATGAATTCGCATAAATCTGAAAAAACACTTTTGGTAAGAATTCTGCAGAAATCAATATGACTACAGTAGATATAATAGTTTGGGTTAACAGACTTAAATCGTTAAGTAAATAATTAATAACCTGATAATCTGTTGGGAGTTTAGATTGAAACCATTCTACCAAAACATCTCCCATTAAAAAACCATAAATCACTAATGCTATATTATTACCAATCAGCATCGTAGCGATAAACTTGGAAGGTTTAGCTGTTAAAAGGGTTAAAATTTTAGCAAGAAAATCGTCTTGCTTTTTTTCAATTTCAATATGAATTTTATTAGAGGACACATAAGCAATCTCCATACCTGAAAAGAAGGCAGAGAGCAATAACATTACAACAATGATAAGAATGCTTAAGTCCATACTTATTTATTGTTCTTATCGTCAATTCTTTTATTAAACCGTTTTTTAAAAAAATACATGAACAGAGCTAATGCAGCAAAGAAAAAAGAAATGTAAGATCTACTGGTACCATCATTCCATTTATCAAATCCATCATAAATAAAAAGTACCACAAAAAAGAGGTATACGTATGAAATATATTGAAGTAGCTTCATCTTGAATAAAAATATTTACGACAAAGATAAAGATGTTTTACTAAACTAATTAAACTATTAGTCTTTTAAAAGCATATTACCACTTCCTTCTAGAATGGTATAGTTTTTAAATTTAGTATCTGAGTCAAAAATATTCCCTCTACCATTATTAGAGGTTATAGACTTTAATCGCACCTTTTGATTCGTAAACAGCCACTCTTGTTTCTGATCGTAATATAATTGATCTGCGAAAAGACTATCATTTTGAGGCGTAATAAGAATAACATTACCTTGTAAATCGATTAAATCTGTTTTGTTATATACGATTGCATAATCAGCTAAAATTACATTCTTCTCACCATTTTCGTCATATAATGATAAGTTCACACCTTCTGGAAATTCAGAAAACCCAAAGCCTCTATTAGAGTAATCTAACATTCTAGGGCTTTTAAGATTTGCGATAACTTTACCAGTAGTATCTTCGGCTTCGGTATATCTTAAATCAATATTTTTAGCTTCACCAATAGGTTGATTTTGAAGTATTCCTATTTGCTGAACATCTTTAAAATTGTTCTTACATGAAAAAAACATAGTCACAACAAACGTTGTGACTATGAATATATTTATATGTAAAAATTTACGTTTCATTTACAGGTTAGGAACTTGCACACTTCCACCTATCCAACAACCAATAGAGATTGTAGTTCCTGCATTTCCAGCTTGGAAAATCTCAGACTTAGTAGGTGCATTTGCGTTATAAGAATTAGCAGCTTGTTGTGCACTAGACTTCATACTTGCATCTACTCTTCCTGCTTTTAAAGCTTCTTGAGCAGCATACCAGAATACAGCTCTTTTATTAAAGTTAGTATCTCCACAACTATTGGCACTCTTAGCATACATAGAT is part of the Psychroserpens ponticola genome and encodes:
- a CDS encoding hemolysin family protein, producing the protein MDLSILIIVVMLLLSAFFSGMEIAYVSSNKIHIEIEKKQDDFLAKILTLLTAKPSKFIATMLIGNNIALVIYGFLMGDVLVEWFQSKLPTDYQVINYLLNDLSLLTQTIISTVVILISAEFLPKVFFQIYANSFLKIFAFPAYLFYLLFWFISSFIIWISDKVLKTFFKTDGDDVELALTKVELGNYISEQMQSIEAHDEVDSEIQIFQNALEFSGVKAREVMVPRTEIIAVDVKESVKNISTMFIDSGLSKILVYQDSIDDILGYVHSFELFKKPKTVKAITLPVVFVPATMLVKDVLNILTKKRKSIAVVIDEYGGTAGIMTVEDIVEELFGEIEDEHDSVELTEEKIDEDHYRFSARLEVDYVNETYKLNLPEGENYETLGGLIVNEAEEIPQEGDVVTIGVFKFKILEVSSTKIDVVELHIIEED
- the lptC gene encoding LPS export ABC transporter periplasmic protein LptC, with the translated sequence MKRKFLHINIFIVTTFVVTMFFSCKNNFKDVQQIGILQNQPIGEAKNIDLRYTEAEDTTGKVIANLKSPRMLDYSNRGFGFSEFPEGVNLSLYDENGEKNVILADYAIVYNKTDLIDLQGNVILITPQNDSLFADQLYYDQKQEWLFTNQKVRLKSITSNNGRGNIFDSDTKFKNYTILEGSGNMLLKD